In Amycolatopsis sp. EV170708-02-1, the following are encoded in one genomic region:
- a CDS encoding rhodanese-like domain-containing protein — MVSPADIPTVAVRDLPKEGVALLDVREDDEWAAGHAPGAKHIPMGELPARVGELDDLPDDQPVYVICRSGGRSARAAAWLNASGWDAVNVAGGMGSWKQEGRPMVGDHPGVEPEVL; from the coding sequence GTGGTGAGCCCTGCTGACATCCCGACCGTCGCCGTCCGTGATCTGCCGAAGGAGGGCGTCGCGCTGCTCGACGTCCGCGAGGACGACGAGTGGGCCGCCGGGCACGCCCCTGGCGCCAAGCACATCCCGATGGGTGAACTGCCCGCGCGCGTCGGCGAACTCGACGACCTGCCCGACGACCAGCCGGTCTACGTGATCTGCCGCAGCGGCGGCCGGTCCGCGCGCGCCGCCGCGTGGCTCAACGCGAGCGGCTGGGACGCGGTGAACGTCGCCGGCGGGATGGGTTCCTGGAAGCAGGAGGGGCGCCCGATGGTCGGCGACCATCCCGGCGTCGAGCCCGAAGTGCTGTAA
- a CDS encoding DUF485 domain-containing protein, whose translation MSDTDQGLGSEPESDWEKVQASPEFAELRRRLRVFVFPVSALFLLWYLLYVLLADYATEFMSTKLFGNITVGLVFGLLQFVSTFVITGLYVRYANRKLDPLADKIRHEVEGTER comes from the coding sequence GTGAGCGATACCGATCAAGGCCTCGGGTCCGAACCGGAATCCGACTGGGAAAAGGTGCAGGCGAGCCCGGAATTCGCTGAGCTGCGACGACGGCTGCGGGTATTCGTTTTCCCGGTGTCCGCCCTGTTCCTCCTCTGGTATCTGCTGTACGTGCTCCTCGCCGACTACGCGACCGAGTTCATGAGCACCAAGCTCTTCGGCAACATCACCGTCGGCCTGGTCTTCGGCCTGCTGCAGTTCGTGTCCACCTTCGTGATCACCGGCCTTTATGTCCGGTACGCGAACCGGAAGCTCGATCCGCTCGCCGACAAGATCCGGCACGAGGTCGAAGGGACCGAACGGTGA
- a CDS encoding cation acetate symporter has protein sequence MTTLAAGVQGSNPALNITIFAIFVAITLVIVFRASRNTKTASDYYAAGRAFTGPQNGIAISGDYLSAASFLGIAGAIAINGYDGFLYSIGFLVAWLVALLLVAELLRNTGKFTMGDVLAFRMKQRPVRAAAAISTLAVSFFYLLAQMAGAGGLVNLLLGIEGNLGQDLVIAVVGVIMILYVLIGGMKGTTWVQIIKAVLLIAGTFAMTLWVLGKYGFNLSSLFQAAVDKGGQTGEALLGPGKQYGKTGTTKLDFLSLGIALVLGTAGLPHVLMRFYTVPTAKDARRSVVWAIALIGIFYLFTLVLGYGAGALVGPDVIAKAPGTTNSAAPLLALELGGPILLGFIAAVAFATILAVVAGLTITASASFAHDVYANVLKKGKTDADSEVRVARITALVIGAVAIVGGILAKNQNVAFLVALAFAVAASANLPTILYSLFWKRFNTQGALWSIYGGLAVCIVLIVFSPAVSGKPVDPKTGKSASMIQGVDFHWFPLDNPGIVSIPVAFFLGWLGTVLSKEHNQKKYAEMEVRSLTGAGAEKAVRH, from the coding sequence GTGACTACGCTGGCCGCGGGCGTGCAGGGGAGCAATCCGGCGCTCAACATCACCATTTTCGCGATCTTCGTCGCGATCACCCTCGTGATCGTTTTCCGGGCGAGCCGGAATACGAAGACCGCGTCCGACTACTACGCCGCAGGCCGCGCGTTCACCGGTCCGCAGAACGGGATCGCGATCTCGGGCGACTATCTTTCCGCGGCGTCGTTCCTGGGTATCGCCGGCGCGATCGCGATCAACGGCTACGACGGTTTCCTCTACTCGATCGGATTCCTCGTCGCGTGGCTGGTGGCGTTGCTGCTGGTCGCGGAACTGCTGCGCAACACCGGCAAGTTCACCATGGGCGACGTGCTGGCGTTCCGGATGAAACAGCGCCCGGTCCGCGCGGCGGCCGCGATCTCCACGCTCGCCGTCTCGTTCTTCTACCTGCTGGCGCAGATGGCGGGTGCGGGCGGTCTGGTGAACCTGCTGCTCGGCATCGAGGGGAACCTCGGCCAGGACCTGGTGATCGCCGTCGTCGGCGTGATCATGATCCTGTACGTGCTGATCGGCGGGATGAAGGGCACCACCTGGGTCCAGATCATCAAGGCCGTCCTGCTCATCGCGGGCACGTTCGCGATGACGTTGTGGGTGCTCGGGAAGTACGGCTTCAACCTGTCCAGCCTGTTCCAGGCAGCCGTCGACAAGGGCGGCCAGACCGGGGAAGCGCTGCTCGGCCCGGGCAAGCAGTACGGAAAGACCGGCACGACGAAGCTCGACTTCCTCTCGCTGGGTATCGCGCTGGTGCTCGGCACCGCGGGCCTGCCGCACGTGCTCATGCGCTTCTACACGGTGCCGACCGCGAAGGACGCGCGCCGTTCGGTGGTGTGGGCGATCGCGCTGATCGGCATCTTCTACCTGTTCACGCTGGTGCTCGGCTACGGCGCGGGCGCGCTCGTCGGCCCGGACGTGATCGCGAAGGCGCCGGGCACGACCAACTCGGCGGCCCCGCTGCTGGCACTCGAACTCGGCGGCCCGATCCTGCTCGGGTTCATCGCGGCGGTGGCGTTCGCGACGATCCTCGCCGTGGTCGCGGGACTGACGATCACCGCGTCGGCGTCGTTCGCGCACGACGTCTACGCCAACGTGCTCAAGAAGGGGAAGACCGACGCGGACAGCGAGGTCCGCGTCGCGCGGATCACCGCACTGGTGATCGGGGCGGTCGCGATCGTCGGCGGGATCCTCGCGAAGAACCAGAACGTGGCGTTCCTGGTGGCGCTCGCGTTCGCGGTGGCGGCGTCGGCGAACCTGCCGACGATCCTCTACTCGCTGTTCTGGAAGCGATTCAACACCCAAGGCGCCTTGTGGAGCATCTACGGCGGCCTCGCGGTGTGCATCGTGCTGATCGTGTTCTCCCCGGCGGTCTCGGGCAAGCCCGTCGACCCGAAGACCGGGAAGAGCGCCTCGATGATCCAGGGCGTCGACTTCCACTGGTTCCCGCTGGACAACCCCGGCATCGTCTCGATCCCGGTCGCGTTCTTCCTCGGCTGGCTCGGCACCGTGCTGTCCAAGGAACACAACCAAAAGAAGTACGCCGAGATGGAGGTCCGTTCGCTCACCGGCGCCGGTGCCGAGAAAGCCGTCCGGCACTGA